The stretch of DNA CATTGAAAATGTTACAATTTGTACCGAAAGAACGCCATTTGCCGGAAATTTTGTTGCataactagctgactcggcaaacttcgttccgcccaaaatttgtgttttgttatcaagactttcaaacatccacgttttcttactatgaggaagttcatgggtccattcgcagaactgtttatcgattgatcttctattcgaccccgttgaatttaccttttactataaaattcctagtgtttctaacaaaactcaacattataatatcattttttttttcagacacaattctcgttcaagatttttcaaccacttgcaaataacatgtttctccgttacatggaataaatgtttcatacagaaaatatgatagaataaaaacagccctaaatcggacaattccttcctcgagttttgctctcatcaacacatccggcgatacttttttattggtatagatagaagaagatataggagtgcgttccatctcattgaaatccatttccagtttcgaacaaagatcaatttcgctagcgcaaacatcagatggactaacagcacttgtcactatgtaattgtagaacatatgggaatataattttccgaattttccctttttccttcagagttttccgaaaattttcaattgtcatgtttggttagaaTATTTATGGTTGAAATAtgcgtaatatttttatgggaccccctctccattccagagtaggaaagggtgtcataccattatagaaacatttctcatacccaaaaaccctcacatcttaAATTTGGcccaatttgcttgattagttctcgagttatgcagaagtttgtgtttcatttgtatggcatcctcCCTCTGCAATACAAATTGTATTGCAGCtacaaaacctcaatatgcctaatttggtttcatttgcttgaataattctcgagtagtgcaggaatttgtgtttcattagtatggcagcccccccttagagagggggatgggtctcaaactatcacgaaaaccttccccggccccaaaaacccctacataccaattttcatgttgatcggttcagtagtttccgaatccataagaatcagacagacagacagaaatccatatatatatatatatatatatatatatatatatatatatatatatatatatatatatatatatatagatttaaaaaaaaatgcagctgACGGTCAATGTTTGTTCGTTGAATATTGTCGATTCCATTGGTAAGCATGTAAAAAAGAAGTTCAAACTATGCATAAGCAATGATTCGCATGACAAAGGACATGAAAAGCCAccgaaaaaattatcaaaacacACAATTGGAAGCACATATTGTCTGAAACTATAACTGGGGAACGGTACCGACCACAATAAATACGTTGAACCAAGATCTGGGGGAAAACCGTAAAGGGAGAATACACACGACAAGATAATTTTACAGcaggacaacgccagaccaCATGTTCGTGGATTTATCAATAGTAACAGTAATTCATATGTAAGTTTGTATTTCCAAACACCAACGGTTATGTCTTCAGGACAGTGTCGACTGTCAATTCCGAGATGAATAGTGCTGAATCAGTCGAATAAAAACCTTCCCCAAAGGCTTGGTGATTCAAGTTGAATATTACTAGTTTAACCGAAGATCTTTGTATCATAGGAAGTACAGCCCTTTCGACACTAAGCTGGTGGTGAGAGAAGCGGTACATATACGAAGATCATGTATTAGAAAGCGAAAAGGAGTCTATTTACTTGAAGCGAGATGGAGAGTTTGTGAACATACGTGCTAACCAAACGAAATTTATTTAACAAAAATCTTCCAGACAGAACGGAAATCGATCCTGAAGCATCCGGCACGACATGTGTAACGATAATCACTCGGTCACGAGAAAAAGTAAAAACTTCAACTTGTTCAGGaatttatccaaaaaaaaacttacatgCCAGTCAGCAACTCGTGGATTAACACGCCAAGCGCCCAATAGTCTACGGATCGGTCATGACCtcgattcaaaacaatttctggCGCCACATACTCGGGCGTGCCACAGAAAGTCCAAGTTTTACTACTGTAACCAATAAATTTGGCGAATCCGAAGTCGACCTATGAAATAAAAGTAATGATTGTACGCTACGACCAGCAATTGCACGCGATTATTACCAATTTCACATAGCCCTTGGAGTCAAGCAGTAAATTCTCCGGCTTCAGATCTCTGTAGACGATACCTCTCGCGTGTAGGAACTCAAATGCCTTCAAAACACATCCCACGATGAATTTAGCCGTCCCATCGTCAAAATGTGTCCTATCCCTGAGTATCGTCCAAACCTCGCCCCCCATACAGGCTTCCAGCAGCATATACACATACTTATCGTCTCGGTACGTTCGGTACAACCGACAGATGAAAGGGCTGAGACACGCGAGCATAATCTTCCGCTCGCTATACACGTGCTCCTGTTGCCGAGTATCCACAATATGTTTCTTCTTCATGCACTTGAGAGCATACACCTGCACAACGCCATTGCGCTCCAACTTGACTAACTCCACCCGGCCGAATCCGCCCACCCCGAGGGTTCCAACAGTCTCCAGTTGCGAGAATTCCACGTCCATAAGTTCTATAATCGAACGAATAGAAATAGGATAacgcaaacaaaacaaaaaaaaacacatacccTGCTTCGCAGCATCCAACGCAGCCGGCGGTTTATTTGCCAAGCTGCGGAACGCCGACACGCGCTCCTCATCGCCATAATCCTTCTGGTGCAGCTCGCACAGGTCCCCGATGTGTTTCGTGAAGGACTCCCGGTCAAGTGTGAGGCACTCCACTCCCGGTGACATAGCAATTATATTCGCCGTTCGTTTGTCTTCCTTAATGAGCGCCTTCTCGCCGAAGTATTCTCCCCGGCCAAGAATTCTTATCTCCTCTTCGGCGGAACGACCTTCAATGTAACAAAAGAGAAGATAAGACACGTGTGGTGCATACGATTAACTATTACCACAATTCTAGCTTACCTGGGAAGCGTTGGGTGACTTTCACGGTGCCTTGGCTGATTAGGAAAAATGTGTCGCCGGCCTCTCCCTGGCGGATGATGTACGCTCCAACTGGGTAAAATTCCTGCCGGAGATTGTTAATGTATACACACGCTTTGCTCACCAATTAGTATTTCCATCCACTCACCACTTCCAGCACGTCAGCAATCTTGGTAAGTACGTCATTACTCAGATTCTTCAGCAGAGGAACTGACCGGAGGAAGTTGACGTTTTCCTCTATCCGCTGCATACCGGTGCGCATCATTATTTGCTGGAATACTCGCCGATCCAAAACCCACACCCGGGAATCGTTCAGAGCTGCAACGAAAACAAGGCCAACTTCCAATGTCACTCTTCACTACTCATCCAAGCCCTTCTCACCTCTGATGGATGCCGTCCGGGTGCAGTTGTACAGGATGGCCAGCTCCCCGAATGCCTTCCCAGAGCCCATGAATCCGAGCGATTTACCGTCTTTCAACACCTCAAACTcaccgacggccgaaacgtacAGATGCGACCCAGCCTGTCCCTCGTGAATCACATACTCACCGCTGCGGAACTCGCGACTGTACATCGAGTCGACAATTTCGCGTATTTGCAGCGAGTCAATGTTCTTGAAGAAGTCATTCTCCAAAATCGCGTCCTTGATGAGCTGTTTCGAGCTGCAAAACGGAAGCACTCGATTTTATTATCTAGCTTTATGCGTCGTTCCGCCGCTGCTGGTTTCATCCTCGATCTTACCTATAATCTTTGTCGTACTTTGGAATTTTAATGTCCGAGTGGCTACCCATCAGTTCGCAGCTCTCACCCGAGACGCCCTGCTTCTTCATGGCCATCAGGGTAGCTCCCTTGTTGTTGAAGGAACCGTTGCTGGTGGTGCCGTTGCTATTGTGCGCCAGTTTGAATCCCTTCCCCGAGATGCCGTACAGCTCGGACATTGGCAGCTGCTGTCCGGCCATCACATAGTTGGTCTGAATACTGGACAGCAGGTCGCCTTCCAGCACACGGGGTACTTTGGAATTCGGCGTCTGCGTAGAACCGCCCGGTGGCGAGCGGTTCATGCTGGTAACCGTCGTTTGCTGGAGCACACTctaaaaacaagcataaaacataaacaaaaacgtCATAAACCTCAATTCCGCTTGGAAATGGAATTAATCATTCTCCGCACGCGACAATTTGCACTAGAGTTCAAAACGCCGCCAAATGGACCTTGATAAAGCGCGAACGCACGCAGTTCATCATCATTCGTGTATGATTATGAATTCAGCGGCGATCTTGATCGCAATCGCCGGTAAGAAGTGATAGTGTTTTTACTATCTGGAGACGAAGTTGAATGCACTGTTTGTAAGCGTGTAGTCACACATTTAAACATTAACATCAAACATCGCTCTGTTGATCAACACAATCGACACACTCCACACTTCCTGAATCGTCCTCAATTGGTGACTCAAGCGGTCCAAATGATAAGATTGTTCACACAAACACACCATACGAAGCATTAACTTCGCACAATCAATtgtgcaaatatttttttcgagaaaaatccgGAATTGTTTAGTTTAATGCTTCACAGCCATGCTCTGCTAAAAATGCTTTCGGGCAATGTTTTCGTTCGAAGTTCATTCACACCCACGAACGAAGTGCGCCCCGGCCACTTAGCCAACCATCGATAACCACAATACGCGCTACCCACCTTTAACTTGTCGATTTCGCGCTTCAGCTTGCTGATTTCTTCGTCCCGCGCGATGAGAAGCTGCCGCAGGACCTTGATTTCATCCTCGATGGTTTTGCTACCCGGCTCGCTGCCGGCCAGTGTTGGTGTGCTGCCGTACGACTGGAAGCTATCACAGTTGCTCGCCGGGGGGATGGATTTGCGCCGGCCATCGGTCAGAACGGTCCGCTTGCCGTACAGCAGTTTGGAGTTTTTGCGAATCTGTAACGTTTACATAACAAAAGGCTTTATGAACTATGAAGTATATGTTTCTAAAATTTGAGTAAAATGGAAAGATATGTTTCGCACAACAGTGCCtattcaaatttagaaaatctgTGTGACTACGGCGTCTCAAATCTAATCACAATTACTGCTAATTAAAGTAAAGCAGAAGTCAAAGAGGGAACTTTTCATTCGTGTCATTGCACTTGAAACAAGATGAGAtgctaattttatttcattactagctgacccggcaaacttcgtgccgcccaaaatttgttttgtgttatcaataccttcaaacattcacgttttcttactatgagcaagttcatgggtccaatcgcagaactgttcattgatcgatcttctattcgtccccGTTGAGTttagtttttattataaaatgcctattatttctaacaaaactcatcattataatatcagattattttcagacacaattctcgttcaacatttttcaaccacatgtaaataacatgtttctccgttacatggaataaatgatttatagagaaaatatgatagaatgaagacagccctaaatcggataattccttcctcgagttctgctcttatcaacacatctggcgatccttttttgacgtagaactacgtctttcattaagggtgccaaatcagagaacggcttacataccaaatgaatcgaaaattccctaagatttgtttgatatgctatacattagaatcccatagtgtataaatggttaaaatttatgaaaactataagcgttcccattttcccatacatttgttctgtccatttgtgtgctttcccgaacagagctatcaataacgagcaacttacggacgagcaacgaagggaaaatcgtaaaagtctccgtgaacaaaggaaaagaaaaagaacggaggggaatatttgcctagagtataaacagtggatctcgctgaggcaaactttcattcttcgtgaggacaccgactgaacaacaacGTTGCTGGGCGTgctggacggtgaggagtggagaagtaatacgaggaaaaagtaaaatTTTCTAAGGAACGTTTTGAAGGTAAGAGACGAATAaactaaagaagtttaaagtctcacgtgtcttagtttcggatggagatgtggacgcgaccaaattactgactcgctgatgtctctagcactgaaataattgcatcaaactgacgccattgcatttaaattctgagctacacaattgtgtggggaatcatcaagctaggctatcgtcagctcaccaagaaaaaaatgtcctggaattttgtctgtgatttggttttgcatgacagtagcaaaactctctccacaaaggatgacagctaagccgATTTAGACCgacaatattaacaaaaaaggcttcggttgagaagagcgcgaaacggagataagtgtgtgcatatttaattgcttcaagccatcgatatatggatatttttgtgtgtgtacgtgcgtgcgttttaACGTATTACACTGTTAcgggcagggttgccaataatatttttgaaaaaaactggaagattgctttaaaaaaactggattcTGTAAAACCTTTATTTTAAGAAGACTGGCTACGATTTatctaaattgatttttttactcacttcaatgcttgagaaatagattttttttatgcttcgTGTAGtgtttatatgtagttcataaaactgtaactgtaattactgtgaaacaatatttgagggatGGTTTTATTTGGGCAAAACTTGAAGAGTTTCGTATTTATCGCTTCATAAAATCCATCAAATCGCTGATAGAAGAGCGTAGCGTATAGTTCGATACCTCAAAAAGGCACGGATCAGCATGAGATCAGGgtttagtaccaaaaaaaatcataaacaacTTCTCATAATGTTATTTCAATACTCAAATAACCACAAACAACGTTGCTAAAGTATTTCTTTGGTATTGAAGTTATTAAATTTTGGTTTTGAGAAGCTATCtttcttatttatttttttgtattattcatTGCTAATTTACATCTTATATTAGGGTTGTACAAACCTAATTTCGGTATCAAGATCAATATAGATAGGGACCCTTAAATATTTACTCTAGctcgagaaagtacttttgaaaaaatatgcatagtatGCTTTCTTGCATAATATACACTATGGTTCACATGCATTTTATGCATTTTAGCTATCAGCTATTTAGGGagtttgtttgcattaattaaatTAGTTATATTTAGAATAAAAACTTCTTCGAGtgactatgaaaaactaatatTCATTTGTTCTAAACGGATGCAAGGATACTTGGGTTTCATATttatatcaattaaagtcaatggaaaccatttactctatgaccttctgaacttcagaatgttttaGAGGATCTATAACATCTGATGGTTATATAAACTCAGAACCTGCATAGCTCGCGGACTCTATGAACTATTTTGGGTAAGTTCTCTTTCTATGGACATTGTACCAGTCGCGAGTGgaatggtagatcaattggttTGAACTTTAGAATGGTTTGGAACATccgatatttatataaattgaaacacaGTGTAGCACATTTATTCTTGGGTAGgctgttaaaaaaaattaacaattgagTTATACCCTGTTTTTAAAATAGTTTGATAAGTTTCCACCATTCGGGAAAGCTCTTCGTTTTGGAActttcgacaaaacaccgacCAATTGAACAAAAT from Toxorhynchites rutilus septentrionalis strain SRP chromosome 3, ASM2978413v1, whole genome shotgun sequence encodes:
- the LOC129775447 gene encoding cGMP-dependent protein kinase, isozyme 1 isoform X2; the encoded protein is MEMIKKENIQISDNGGPTEVTTGPPAATTAATPALTQATTAAMATIEVRDEKSQNEKSVHSEAQPSKQPSNTGLRALFRKSNTCGSLYVKCSCSNSDPVWSHALTSEGVHTGSGGGSLQGRHSHAHSRPISTSEKDFRRIKVLHAFSHPDTTTVFTDENKYANNFGNSPTRALITSAQAGQFELLHSTHSKRLSSPTIHPDYAFHPEFVLQKLALSRNGQLQDKKSSSINIPRKPILKKSSKSYPGLSPSDNSVELILRSFARTHFPSSSVDEVTEEESVPNLQVSESDDNDSGGDSLISFSAKPDPTGDPSSEFEPEHACVINGDESSINNGQDALLARTYEGTSCGSVIQSERSKRSDPIPINRAIVDSSDHLSDSVCDSSPSVKVIGGETVSRGPIAPKLDISAQEFFIQSGILGPMGNGSSMLMRKTSKIVPNLDAPVKERIRKNSKLLYGKRTVLTDGRRKSIPPASNCDSFQSYGSTPTLAGSEPGSKTIEDEIKVLRQLLIARDEEISKLKREIDKLKSVLQQTTVTSMNRSPPGGSTQTPNSKVPRVLEGDLLSSIQTNYVMAGQQLPMSELYGISGKGFKLAHNSNGTTSNGSFNNKGATLMAMKKQGVSGESCELMGSHSDIKIPKYDKDYSSKQLIKDAILENDFFKNIDSLQIREIVDSMYSREFRSGEYVIHEGQAGSHLYVSAVGEFEVLKDGKSLGFMGSGKAFGELAILYNCTRTASIRALNDSRVWVLDRRVFQQIMMRTGMQRIEENVNFLRSVPLLKNLSNDVLTKIADVLEVEFYPVGAYIIRQGEAGDTFFLISQGTVKVTQRFPGRSAEEEIRILGRGEYFGEKALIKEDKRTANIIAMSPGVECLTLDRESFTKHIGDLCELHQKDYGDEERVSAFRSLANKPPAALDAAKQELMDVEFSQLETVGTLGVGGFGRVELVKLERNGVVQVYALKCMKKKHIVDTRQQEHVYSERKIMLACLSPFICRLYRTYRDDKYVYMLLEACMGGEVWTILRDRTHFDDGTAKFIVGCVLKAFEFLHARGIVYRDLKPENLLLDSKGYVKLVDFGFAKFIGYSSKTWTFCGTPEYVAPEIVLNRGHDRSVDYWALGVLIHELLTGIPPFAAADPMKTYNIILKGIDMVNFPKHMSRSAVSLIKRLCRDIPSERLGYQRGGVQDIKKHKWFQGFDWEGLANLTLKSPLQPKLKGPLDMSNFDVFPPDTSVPRDETSGWDADF
- the LOC129775447 gene encoding cGMP-dependent protein kinase, isozyme 1 isoform X1 → MEMIKKENIQISDNGGPTEVTTGPPAATTAATPALTQATTAAMATIEVRDEKSQNEKSVHSEAQPSKQPSNTGLRALFRKSNTCGSLYVKCSCSNSDPVWSHALTSEGVHTGSGGGSLQGRHSHAHSRPISTSEKDFRRIKVLHAFSHPDTTTVFTDENKYANNFGNSPTRALITSAQAGQFELLHSTHSKRLSSPTIHPDYAFHPEFVLQKLALSRNGQLQDKKSSSINIPRKPILKKSSKSYPGLSPSDNSVELILRSFARTHFPSSSVDEVTEEESVPNLQVSESDDNDSGGDSLISFSAKPDPTGDPSSEFEPEHACVINGDESSINNGQDALLARTYEGTSCGSVIQSERSKRSDPIPINRAIVDSSDHLSDSVCDSSPSVKVIGGETVSRGPIAPKLDISAQEFFIQSGILGPMGNGSSMLMRKTSKIVPNLDAPVKERIRKNSKLLYGKRTVLTDGRRKSIPPASNCDSFQSYGSTPTLAGSEPGSKTIEDEIKVLRQLLIARDEEISKLKREIDKLKSVLQQTTVTSMNRSPPGGSTQTPNSKVPRVLEGDLLSSIQTNYVMAGQQLPMSELYGISGKGFKLAHNSNGTTSNGSFNNKGATLMAMKKQGVSGESCELMGSHSDIKIPKYDKDYSSKQLIKDAILENDFFKNIDSLQIREIVDSMYSREFRSGEYVIHEGQAGSHLYVSAVGEFEVLKDGKSLGFMGSGKAFGELAILYNCTRTASIRALNDSRVWVLDRRVFQQIMMRTGMQRIEENVNFLRSVPLLKNLSNDVLTKIADVLEVEFYPVGAYIIRQGEAGDTFFLISQGTVKVTQRFPGRSAEEEIRILGRGEYFGEKALIKEDKRTANIIAMSPGVECLTLDRESFTKHIGDLCELHQKDYGDEERVSAFRSLANKPPAALDAAKQGMCFFLFCLRYPISIRSIIELMDVEFSQLETVGTLGVGGFGRVELVKLERNGVVQVYALKCMKKKHIVDTRQQEHVYSERKIMLACLSPFICRLYRTYRDDKYVYMLLEACMGGEVWTILRDRTHFDDGTAKFIVGCVLKAFEFLHARGIVYRDLKPENLLLDSKGYVKLVDFGFAKFIGYSSKTWTFCGTPEYVAPEIVLNRGHDRSVDYWALGVLIHELLTGIPPFAAADPMKTYNIILKGIDMVNFPKHMSRSAVSLIKRLCRDIPSERLGYQRGGVQDIKKHKWFQGFDWEGLANLTLKSPLQPKLKGPLDMSNFDVFPPDTSVPRDETSGWDADF